The nucleotide sequence ACAGAAAATCCACCCAGTACAGAACAAATGTTCATTTAATGAATTTGGTAAAGGCTTCAGCCAAAATGCAAAACTCACAAgacatcagagaatccacacagaagcaaaaacatttacatgtactgagtgtggtaaaggcTTCAATCATAAGAGCTGCCTTATAACTCATCAGAGAATACAcacaggagtgaaaccatttgtATGCACCGAATGTGGAAAACATTTCAAACAGAAGTCACAACTAAGAACACATCAGATAATCCAcacaggagtgaaaccatttgtATGCACTgagtgtggaaaatgtttcagtCAGAAATCTCACCTCACAAGACATCAGAGAATTCACACAGGAgttaaaccatttacatgtactgaatgtggtaaaaactTCTGTCTGAATAGCCAACTTAGTAGGCACCAACGAATCCATACAGGAGTGAAGCCATTTCTATGTACTAAATGTGGTATGGGTTTCACTTACAAAGAACAACTGTTAAATCATCAGACAGTCCACACAGGAGTGAAACCATATATATGTAATGAGTGTGGGAAAGGCTTCAGTTGGAAGACTAGTCTAATAAGTCACCAGAGAATTCATgcaggagtgaaaccatttatatgttctgagtgtggtaaagctttcagagaaaaaaaagacctCACGATTCACCAGAGAATTCACACGGGTGTGAAACCATatacatgtactgaatgtggtaatgATTTCTATCGGAAAAGTAGACTTAAAAGCCACCAACAAATACAcacaggagtgaaaccatttatatgtactgagtgtgggAAAGGCTTCAGTCGGAAGACTCACCTGATAAGTCACCAGGGAATCCAcacaggagtgaaaccatttacatgtactgagtgcaGTAAGGGTTTTGGAGACAAGAAACAACTCAAAATGCACCAGACAATCCACACAGGAGTGAAACCATATACATGTAATGAGTGTTACAAAGCCTTCAGAACAAAGGCCCACCTCCAATCTCACCAGAAAGTTCACTCAGGTGAGAAATCAttttcatgtactgagtgtggtatggGTTTCACTTACAAAGAACAACTCTTAAGGCACCAGACAATCCACACAGGAGTGAAATCATTTCCATGCACTGAGTGTGATATAGGTTTCACTTACAAAGAACAACTCTTAAAGCACCAGACAATCCATACAGGAGTGAAATAATTTACTTGTATTGAGTATGAGAAAGGCTTCAGTCGAAAAACTCACCTGATATgtcatcagagaatccacactggagtgaaaccatttacatgttctgagtgcAGTAAGGGTTTGGAGACAAGAAAGAATTCAAAATGCACCAGACAACCCACACAGGAGTGAAACAATATACATGTAATGAGTGTGGCAAAGCCTTCAGAACACACTTCCAGTTATGGCTGCCTGCTAATCGGATGCACAGGGAGACAGCTCATAGCTGATTCCTCACAGATGTGAtcagttagctggctaaaaagTATTGAACATGATACAGGTCATAAAGGTTATTCTTAATCTCCACATCAAGTACAGTGTGCTGTGCAGAAAATTTGGAACCGAGGTATGAGCTGCAAATCATAACAAACCATAAAAGAAAACGCGCAGGCTGGAGAGCCAACTTAAGCTGTGGGAGCTAGTGGCAATAAAATTGTAGCGATTATGACTGATTAAATGCTCCAACATATAACTAAAGCAGTTTCAGCAGCATTTTACGAATGTCTCATGAAGTTGCAAGCGGTGATGGATGAGATAAAGGGGAGCATTGAAACGCAAGCTCAGCAAATGGAGTCTGCAGAACAAAGAATTTTGGGCCAGGAAGACCACATGGCACCGGCTGAGCAACAAATCGCTGCACTGAAGGCACTAAACCGGCATTTGGCAGATTAAATTGACAATTAAGAAAAGCGGGACTGTGGGAATAACTTACTCGTAATTGGGCTACTGGAGGAGGCAGAACTGATTGCAGTTTGGTTGCCACATGAATTAAGCCTCGCCGACCATTATGTTCAAATCATATGCGAGCGTGCACATCAGATCGGCCCATGTGGGATCAACAAACTAGACCTTGGCTGGTTATCGGAAGCATTCTTAACTGGGCTCACAGGTTTAGCTTCTCCAAGCTTACCGAAAGAAAAGTTCACCGGAATATAATGGTCACAAGCTGCTATTGTTCAGTGAATTTTCCCCATGTAGTGGCATTGCGCAAAGAAATGGTGCCAGTCAGCTCAGCGCTTCCCCGGAAAGGCATTCATTTTTGCTTTGCTCTTCACAATGAACTTGAGTGCATTATGAAGGAGTCACAAAGCTGCTTGGCGATAAGTCTGCGGCAGAGGCTTTAGTTGAATTTCGCCGGATAACTCAGGCTCTGGGCTGTTTTGATATGATTTGGTGATACTGCAGAGGAACAGTGTAGGAAACAGCCTTGCTGCAGAAGTTGACTTTTGAGATTACTTCAGTGGTTTTGATGCTTTATCTTGTTTCTTTTCTGTGCTTTTCTAATGTTTTTTTCACTGTGGGCATTATGGGATGTGGTCATGAGATTTGGTGACATACAGCAATGTTTTTGCTGCAGAACAGAGTGGAATTGATTTCAAAATAGCTGGCATAAGGTCTGACTAAAGTATCTTATGATACTGACTATATGGGTTCTGTTACTACATTATAAAAGCTTCTGCTTGTCACGTCTGTGGGGAATCAGCATGGATACGTCCTAGGGTGCTTAAAAATAGCATTTGGGGGTGTGGTCccttggagtggggggggggagaaattctGAATCAAAGGATGAACaagggaaaggggaagaaggTGGGTATGTGTGGATGTATGAATGGGCATGTTTCATGTATATTGATGGTGTAGGGTTCTAGTGGAATGATGAAACAACATGGGGTTCCTCACAAGTTCAGGGATTCTGGAAGGAAAGGAAGGGGGCCAAAATAATATAGCTCCTGAGAACTGAAGCTGGGCAGTTCTTGAGAACATACCTCAATATGCAGTTGGAACCGCAATAGCAGGACATGTTTTATTTTCAAGTCAAATAAATGAGTATGGCTATTGTGAATATTGCATTCATTCCCCAAttaagctaaaaaaaacaacataagaacataagaaattgccatgctgggtcagaccaagggtccatcaagcccagcatcctgtttccaacagaggccaaaaccagcccacaagaacctggcaattacccaaacactaagaagatcccatgttactgatgcaattaatagcagtggctattccctaagtaaaattgattaatagccattaatggacttctcctccaagaacttatccaaaccttttttgaacccagctacactaactgcactaaccatatcctctggcaacaaattccagagctttattgtgcgttgagtgaaaaagaattttctccgattagtcttaaatgtgctacttgctaacttcatggactgccccctagtccttctattattcgaaagtgatgCTTCAAGAAACACACTTGTCCAAGGAGGGACATGTCAAACTAAAAAGAGATTGGGTGGGACAGTGTTACTTCTCATCATATACACGCAGAGTGGCAATTCTTGTTAATAGCCAGACACCCTTTCAAATGGAACATCAGATCACAGTTAAGGAAGGCAGATAACAGTATGATATTCGGAACAATGATGGAAGTAAAATTGGGTTTTTGTAACTTGTATGCCCCTAACAACTATTCACAGGTATCCTTTAATGAGTtggtctctgtattgctccagtTCTCAGTGTACAAATTGGTCATAGGAGGAGACTTCAGAATTGTTGCAGACTGTAAGATAGTTTGTAAACCTCATAAAGCATACAAACTGACTCATGAAAAAATATGAACAATGAGCTGGAATTATTGGATATTTGGCGCACATTACATCAATGTGATCATGATTTAATGTTTTTCTCCAACCTGCTTGAAAGTTTCTCGAGATTAGATTTTTGATATTGGAGGAACCTTTTCTCCTGTTGGTAGAGACTAAAATAGGGTCTATTGCTATATCAGATCATGCGCTAGTAATGGTCAATTTGATTCTTGGTGATAGAGGGCAAAGGGCAATGAATTGGAGGATGAGTCCCAGTCTATACAAGGATCAAACCTTTCAGGAAAATCTTTGTGCCAAATGGACAGAGTATGTGGaatgtaataagaacataagaaattgccatactgggtcagaccaagggtccatcaagcccagcatcctgtttccaacagaggccaaaccaggccatagaacctggcaagtacccaaaaactaagtctattccatgttaccattgctaatggcagtggctattctctaagtgaacttaatagcaggtaatggacttctcctccaagaacttatccaatccttttttaaacacagctatactaactgcactaaccacatcctctggcaacaaattccagagtttaattgtgcgttgagtaaaaaagaactttctccgattagttttaaatgtgccccatgctaacttcatggagtgccccctagtctttctactatccgaaagagtaaataaccaattcacatctacccgttctagacctctcataattttaaacatctctatcatatcccccctcagccgtctcttcgtcaagctgaaaagtcctaaactcgttagtctttcctcataggggagctgttccattccccttatcattttggtagcccttctctgtatcttctccatcgcaattatatcttttttgagatgcggcgaccagaattgtacacagtattcaagatgcggtctcaccatggagcaatacagaggcattatgacattttccgttttattcaccattccctttctaataattcccaacattctgtttgcttttttgactgccgcagcacaccgtaccgacgatttcaatgtgttatccactatgacacctagatctctttcttgggttgtagcacctaatatggaacccaacattgtgtaattatagcatgggttatttttccctatatgcatcaccttgcacttatccacattaaatttcatctgccatttggatgcccaattttccagtctcacaaggtcttcctgcaatttatcacaatctgcttgtgatttaactactctgaacaattttgtgtcatctgcaaatttgattatctcactcgtcgtatttctttccagatcatttataaatatattgaaaagtaagggtcccaatacacatccctgaggcactccactgtccactcccttccactgagaaaattgcccatttaatcctactctctgtttcctgtcttttagccagtttgcaatccacgaaaggacatcgccacctataccatgactttttacttttcctagaagcctttcatgaggaactttgtcaaacgccttctgaaaatccaagtatactatatctaccggttcacctttatccacatgtttattaactccttcaaaaaagtgaagcagatttgtgaggcaagacttgccctgggtaaagccatgctgactttgttccattaaaccatgtctttctatatgttctgtgattttgatgtttagaacactttccactatttttcctggcactgaagtcaggctaaccagtctgtagtttcccagatcgcccctggagccctttttaaatattggggttacatttgctatcctccagtcttcaggtacaatggatgattttaatgataagttacaaatttttactaataggtctgaaatttcattttttagttccttcagaactctggggtgtataccatccggtccaggtgatttactactcttcagtttgtcaatcaggcctaccacatcttctaggttcaccgtgatttgattcagtccatctgaatcattacccatgaaaaccttttccattatgggtacctccccaacatcctcttcagtaaacaccgaagcaaagaaatcatttaatctttccgcgatggccttatcttctctaagtgcccctttaacccctcgatcatctaacggtccaactgactccctcacaggctttctgctttggatatatttaaaaaagtttttactgtgagtttttgcctctacagccaacttcttttcaaattctctcatagcctgtcttatcaatgtcttacatttaacttgccaatgtttatgctttatcctattttcttcggttggagccttcttccaatttttgaatgaagatcttttggctaaaatagcttctttcacctccccttttaatcatgccggtaatcattttgccttctttccacctttcttaatgtgtggaatacatctggactgtgcttctagaatggtattttttttaacaatgaccacgcctcttggacattttttacttttgtagttgctcctttcagatAATGATCATACTAATTTGGATGTATTATAGGAGGCGAGCAAATCATGAGAGGTCACATCATTGCATACATCTCTAAACAAAATAAGGAATGCAGAAATCCTGAGATTATCAAGTCTTATTAAACAGAAACAATCTAATTATGTATCTATCTTATATGAGGATGACAAAAGAGAGTGGGAGCAAGCTCATGCTGCTCTAAATAGGTTGTTATTTCAGAGAGCTCAGAAATCCCTTAACTTTTTTAAGCATAAGCTCTACAAATATGGCAATACAGTAAAGACTTCTTACAATGCGTATCTCTGTGTTTACAGATAAACAGTTGGTACTCAGATTAGAAGCATTTATTGGTATGCAAAGTAAAGACAGAGTATCAGGAAGGAGGGACAAATGACTGACCTGAAAGTCACTGTAGGAACTCCTTCAGTTTTCTGCCTGCACGTTAGCTACTTATATAgagaatttctttctttctttaccaGTTTCCTCTTATCTCAGCATGTCATTACAGCTAGATCTGTTTCTTTTCATCTTAGCCCACTATTGTCCCAACATTAGTATCTTTCCTGTTCCCATAGgttctctctcttctatcagagTTTCAGCCCCATCACGGCACCTGTGGTTTCGGCATCATCAGCCTCTTTTTGTTTGGTTGTCGGATCTCCCCGCTggcaatgtttctttttctgatatgAATCATGAGCACCACAGCTGCAATTCTGTGCGTACACTTTTATGTCTTTTAGAACTGTCTCTTGCTCTGCAGATATAAATAAGCTTCTAGCTAACCTAGCAAAAGTAAAAGGTCCAAGAACAGTAATTACAAGTATGAAAGATGATAAAGGGCAAATGGGCTGTGCTTCAAAAGAGACAGAAAATAGTTTTCTGTCCTTTTATCAGGCATTTTACAAAGGGTAGATACAAAAGcctgcaagacttttttttttttcaggttttaagTTATCCTCATTATCCCAAACTCAAATAGATGCCCTAAACAAGTCTATTACTGAGCTAGAAGTGAATGTGATCATTCAGAGTTTGAAACTAGGAAAGGCAGTTGGCCTGGATAGACTAGGCTCCGAATATTATAAAATTTTGCAGTGTGGAATTTTATATGTCGAGGTGCTATCATTAATAATAGTCCTGACTAAGAAAGGCAAAGATCCCTCAGATGTGAAGTTCTATAGACTAATATTGTTAATGTTGATTTGAAGGTGCTAGTGTCTGTATTGGCCTCATGCACTAGTACAGCACTTACCTTCGTGGCTGATGATCAAATAGGCTTTGTGCGGGGAAGACTTGGGGTGAAAAATGTTAATAGCAGTTATAtctcaagaacaaaataaaaaagccaTTGTGTTAAGTTTAGATGCCAAAAACCCCTTTGATTCACTGATATGGTAGTATGTGATCTGGacattgaataattttgcatttcAAGGGCCAATTGAAAAGTAGCTGCACACCCTATAAAGTAACACTTCTGCAAGGATACTGATTAATGGTTCTGTTTCAAGTAGCTTCCAGCTTGGAAGAAGAGTGCAAAAAGGCTGCCCCCTATCCTGTACATA is from Rhinatrema bivittatum chromosome 2, aRhiBiv1.1, whole genome shotgun sequence and encodes:
- the LOC115085906 gene encoding oocyte zinc finger protein XlCOF6-like, with the translated sequence MPAGASAQVPVTFEDIAVYFSQEEWEGLEERQKELYKDVMKENYQMLSSLGTGSLAVTPDIISRIERGEEPYIRDEPGSEERETGRSSCSENDDPRKSNTGTHHWELSENPEGSKRLSERGDAVTVSFSGLGKYWRNRCSSERKKRNSTGDSVLCEKSARSISYTEEEQRNLMTEERCACDVCGIFVRDPVTLRSEQRSLNEDRPSTSTECEKTFSRKREKKQKTNIGETPITCSVIGKGLRRQRKLRQTQKFNKDMRESIRSEYGNQYLNEAKLTKSQKSHIERPLSHTYSDKIFSQKGKLTKHLKCHPNERPISNSENNKSICHTKTFTGYQKIQIGERPSFSCTKSEMHFNKKAELSQHQKIQKGKRQFTYSECGKDSCQESNIRKQQKIHPVQNKCSFNEFGKGFSQNAKLTRHQRIHTEAKTFTCTECGKGFNHKSCLITHQRIHTGVKPFVCTECGKHFKQKSQLRTHQIIHTGVKPFVCTECGKCFSQKSHLTRHQRIHTGVKPFTCTECGKNFCLNSQLSRHQRIHTGVKPFLCTKCGMGFTYKEQLLNHQTVHTGVKPYICNECGKGFSWKTSLISHQRIHAGVKPFICSECGKAFREKKDLTIHQRIHTGVKPYTCTECGNDFYRKSRLKSHQQIHTGVKPFICTECGKGFSRKTHLISHQGIHTGVKPFTCTECSKGFGDKKQLKMHQTIHTGVKPYTCNECYKAFRTKAHLQSHQKVHSGEKSFSCTECGMGFTYKEQLLRHQTIHTGVKSFPCTECDIGFTYKEQLLKHQTIHTGVK